In Flavivirga abyssicola, the following are encoded in one genomic region:
- a CDS encoding bifunctional 4-hydroxy-2-oxoglutarate aldolase/2-dehydro-3-deoxy-phosphogluconate aldolase has product MAQFTRIEVAEVMKSTGLVPLFYNSDIEASKKVLKACYDGGARLLEFTARGDFAHEVFGELIKYAIKELPGMVLGVGSVTDAAAASRFMALGANFIVTPVLREDIAIACNRRKVLWSPGCGTLTEIAKAEELGCEIVKLFPGDIYGPQFVKGIKGPQPWTSIMPTGGVSPTKENLEAWFSAGVTCVGMGSKLMAKDANGQFDYAKIEEQVRFSIELIKEVRK; this is encoded by the coding sequence ATGGCACAATTTACAAGAATAGAAGTTGCAGAAGTTATGAAAAGCACAGGGTTAGTTCCTTTGTTTTATAATAGCGATATAGAAGCAAGTAAAAAGGTATTAAAGGCTTGTTACGATGGCGGTGCTAGGTTGCTTGAGTTTACAGCCCGAGGCGATTTTGCTCATGAAGTTTTTGGTGAATTAATAAAATATGCAATTAAAGAATTACCAGGTATGGTGCTAGGTGTTGGTTCAGTAACTGATGCTGCGGCAGCCTCTAGGTTTATGGCTTTAGGTGCAAACTTTATTGTAACACCGGTTTTAAGAGAAGATATCGCTATCGCTTGCAATAGAAGAAAAGTTTTATGGTCTCCTGGTTGTGGAACCTTAACAGAAATAGCCAAAGCAGAAGAATTAGGCTGTGAAATTGTTAAATTATTCCCTGGAGATATTTACGGGCCACAATTTGTAAAAGGTATTAAAGGACCGCAACCTTGGACAAGTATTATGCCGACTGGTGGGGTGTCTCCAACAAAAGAAAACCTGGAAGCTTGGTTTAGTGCTGGAGTTACCTGTGTTGGAATGGGGTCTAAATTAATGGCCAAAGATGCTAATGGTCAGTTTGATTATGCTAAAATAGAAGAGCAGGTAAGGTTCTCTATTGAACTTATTAAAGAAGTTAGAAAGTAA
- a CDS encoding sugar kinase — translation MKKVVTFGEIMLRLAPHGFLRFSQSTSFDVIYGGGESNVAVSLANYGVPVDFITRLPKNDIGECAMMEMRKRGVGTDKIVWGGDRLGIYFLETGAVNRGSKVVYDRAHSAMAEIQPGMVNWEEVFDGAEWFHWTGITPAISQSSADVCLEAVKAASKLGLTISTDLNYRQKLWKYGGDREKIMTELTSYCDIILGNEEDAEKHFGIKPEGLDITTQGEHVKGEAFLSVCDQMLKKFPRAKKVITTLRGSISASHNTWAGVLYDGETLYESPQYQITDIVDRVGGGDSFMGGLIYGLIEYEGDDQKALNFAVAASCLKHTIKGDANLSSIDEVKKLMGGDASGRVAR, via the coding sequence ATGAAAAAGGTAGTCACTTTTGGAGAAATTATGTTAAGATTAGCTCCCCATGGATTTTTAAGATTTTCACAATCAACATCATTTGATGTTATATATGGAGGAGGAGAATCTAACGTTGCCGTATCTTTAGCAAATTATGGAGTTCCTGTAGATTTTATAACACGTTTACCAAAAAATGATATCGGTGAATGCGCTATGATGGAAATGCGTAAGAGAGGTGTTGGAACAGACAAAATTGTTTGGGGCGGAGACCGCTTGGGTATTTATTTTTTAGAAACTGGTGCCGTTAACAGAGGGTCTAAAGTAGTCTATGATCGTGCTCATTCTGCTATGGCAGAAATTCAACCAGGAATGGTGAATTGGGAAGAGGTTTTTGATGGAGCAGAGTGGTTTCACTGGACAGGGATAACCCCAGCTATTTCTCAGAGTTCTGCCGATGTTTGTTTAGAAGCAGTAAAAGCAGCAAGTAAACTGGGTCTAACTATTTCAACAGATTTAAATTACCGTCAGAAACTTTGGAAATATGGAGGGGATCGTGAAAAAATAATGACGGAGTTAACATCTTATTGTGATATCATCTTAGGAAATGAAGAAGATGCTGAGAAGCATTTTGGAATTAAGCCTGAGGGATTAGATATAACCACTCAAGGAGAACACGTTAAAGGAGAAGCATTTTTATCGGTTTGTGATCAAATGTTAAAAAAATTCCCGCGTGCTAAAAAAGTGATCACTACGTTAAGAGGATCAATATCAGCTTCACATAATACTTGGGCTGGTGTTTTATATGATGGAGAAACATTATATGAATCACCTCAATATCAAATTACAGACATTGTAGATAGAGTAGGAGGAGGAGATTCTTTTATGGGAGGATTAATCTACGGTTTGATAGAATACGAAGGGGATGACCAAAAAGCATTAAACTTTGCTGTCGCAGCTTCTTGTTTGAAACACACCATTAAAGGGGATGCTAACCTTTCTTCTATTGATGAAGTAAAAAAACTTATGGGTGGTGACGCTTCAGGAAGAGTTGCTAGATAA
- a CDS encoding LacI family DNA-binding transcriptional regulator yields MNIKKKTTIKDIANVLNISPAAVSKALHDDSRISEKTKRAVKQVAKNLNYQPNHLASALRKGKSHLVGVIVPRTNSNFFSSVIQNIEEELDKEGYNIIITQSNESYKKECRNIDTLLFTQVDGIIASMANETIDLNYYEKIKSKGIPLILFDRGENDLNVDYIGINDYESSHLIVDHLVQQGCKRIAHIGGYKHTRIFNNRIRGYIDALKKHNLPIEDELLIESNLTTEDGRKKMTQLLALKNRPDAVYAAGDYAALGAQQVLNEQDIKMPRDIALVGFGNEPFTAMVTPSITSINQHSTEIGKQAAKTFLEHAKKTTIKQQLNKIILDAELIVRDSSNLKDT; encoded by the coding sequence TTGAACATCAAAAAGAAAACAACCATAAAAGATATTGCTAACGTTTTAAATATTTCTCCTGCTGCTGTTTCTAAGGCTTTGCATGATGACTCTCGTATAAGTGAAAAGACTAAAAGAGCTGTAAAGCAAGTTGCTAAAAACCTAAATTACCAACCAAATCATCTTGCCAGCGCATTACGTAAAGGAAAAAGTCATTTAGTTGGCGTTATAGTTCCTAGGACTAATAGTAATTTTTTTTCTTCTGTGATTCAAAATATCGAAGAGGAATTAGATAAAGAGGGCTATAATATCATTATAACTCAATCTAATGAGTCTTATAAAAAAGAATGCCGCAATATTGACACCCTTTTGTTTACCCAGGTAGATGGCATTATAGCTTCTATGGCCAATGAAACAATTGATTTGAATTATTATGAAAAAATTAAATCCAAGGGGATTCCTTTAATTTTATTCGATCGTGGAGAAAATGATTTAAATGTAGATTATATTGGTATTAATGATTACGAAAGCAGCCATTTGATTGTTGATCATTTAGTGCAGCAAGGTTGCAAACGAATTGCTCATATTGGTGGTTATAAGCATACACGAATTTTCAATAATAGAATAAGGGGGTATATTGATGCTCTGAAAAAACATAATCTTCCTATCGAGGATGAACTTTTAATTGAAAGCAATCTAACTACTGAAGACGGGAGAAAGAAAATGACTCAGTTATTGGCTTTAAAGAACAGACCTGATGCCGTTTATGCCGCAGGTGATTATGCCGCCTTGGGAGCACAACAAGTGCTAAATGAGCAAGATATTAAGATGCCCCGTGATATTGCCTTAGTAGGTTTTGGCAATGAACCCTTTACCGCCATGGTTACGCCTTCTATTACAAGTATAAATCAGCATAGTACTGAAATTGGAAAACAGGCAGCTAAAACGTTTTTAGAACACGCTAAAAAAACCACTATTAAACAACAATTGAATAAGATAATTCTGGATGCTGAATTAATTGTTAGAGATTCCTCAAACCTTAAAGATACTTAG
- a CDS encoding aminotransferase class I/II-fold pyridoxal phosphate-dependent enzyme, whose protein sequence is MAKIKHNNFLDTVNEVFTDAKEQGVLHLYAEGDSFTGRKIRVKQKDLFHFGTTGYLGLEQDERLKKAAMDGVYKYGTQFPLSKSYISNPLYAKLEEKITQLYNAPIIITKNSTLGHLGVIPSAVEDGDAIILDHQVHWSVQSAANVLKTRSVPIEMIRHSHLDMLEDKIKKLSSKYKKIWYMADGVYSMYGDVAPIDELMELCNKYPQLHLYLDDVHGMSWAGKHGTGYVLSKLGELPENVLLFGTLSKTFGASGAVAVCTHKKRYHKIKTFGGPLTFSAQLEPASVAAAIASADIHLSPEIYMLQNELLERITLFNTLLSKTDLPLVEQNNSPVFYIGTGMPVTGYNFVNRLMKEGFFVNLGIFPAVPVKNTGIRVTISRHNQEKEIKSLVDAMVYHYPKALEDTYTTPDKVRSAFKLPILKEKPKKKLVDEFNVQYEKSILDVDKVEWNKLMGKKGVFDWDGLLFLENVFTKNERSENNWDFHYIIIRDEAHVPILATFFTYALWKEDMLAPISVSIQLEETRKNDPYYLTSNVLGMGSPFTEGEHVYLDKSHPNWKLAMKQMLDKIEELELEFNSNWLVLRDFENDDELSQLFHQQGFIKTVMPDSCQILDLYWKTMGEYPESLSTRSKKHFKKDILPYEERFSIVHHVSPNETQIDQFYELYNNVNKHNLALNMFPLPKNLFTMMAQHPNWEFIVIYLKEEFNKGKSHIPVGVMFCYKNLGATYTPAFIGMDYNYTDEHQVYRQLLYQTIKQATKLKFNKIDFGMTASFEKKKVGATIIPKVAYIQAKDNYSMELMGVMETNSFTNN, encoded by the coding sequence ATGGCTAAAATTAAGCATAATAATTTTCTTGATACCGTTAATGAAGTATTTACCGACGCTAAAGAACAGGGCGTATTACATTTATATGCTGAAGGTGATAGTTTTACGGGTAGAAAAATACGGGTAAAACAAAAAGATCTTTTTCATTTCGGAACAACGGGATACCTGGGGTTGGAACAGGATGAGCGCTTAAAAAAAGCAGCCATGGATGGTGTTTATAAATATGGAACGCAATTTCCACTTTCTAAAAGCTATATTTCAAATCCTTTATATGCCAAGCTAGAAGAAAAGATTACTCAATTGTACAATGCACCTATTATTATTACAAAAAATAGTACGCTTGGACATCTTGGCGTTATTCCTAGTGCCGTTGAGGATGGTGATGCTATTATTTTAGATCATCAAGTTCACTGGAGTGTACAAAGTGCAGCAAATGTGCTTAAAACACGTAGTGTGCCTATTGAGATGATTAGACACAGTCATCTCGATATGTTGGAAGATAAAATTAAAAAATTATCTTCCAAATATAAGAAAATATGGTATATGGCTGATGGTGTTTATTCTATGTATGGTGATGTTGCGCCTATAGATGAACTTATGGAGTTATGTAATAAGTATCCGCAATTACATCTGTATTTGGACGATGTTCATGGAATGAGTTGGGCAGGTAAACATGGAACGGGTTACGTACTTAGTAAATTAGGCGAATTACCAGAGAATGTGCTGTTATTTGGAACACTTAGTAAAACTTTTGGAGCTAGTGGAGCTGTGGCTGTATGTACTCATAAAAAAAGATATCATAAAATTAAAACCTTTGGAGGTCCTTTAACTTTTTCTGCCCAATTAGAACCGGCTTCTGTTGCAGCAGCAATTGCATCTGCAGATATTCATCTTTCTCCAGAAATTTATATGCTACAAAATGAATTATTGGAACGCATAACGCTATTCAATACGCTGTTATCAAAAACGGATTTGCCTTTGGTTGAACAAAACAATTCTCCGGTATTCTATATCGGGACAGGTATGCCAGTTACCGGGTATAATTTTGTGAATAGATTGATGAAGGAAGGGTTTTTTGTGAATTTAGGAATATTTCCAGCTGTACCTGTAAAGAATACTGGAATTAGAGTAACTATTTCCAGACATAATCAGGAAAAAGAAATTAAAAGTTTGGTAGATGCTATGGTTTATCATTATCCGAAAGCTTTAGAGGATACATATACTACTCCTGATAAAGTAAGAAGTGCTTTTAAATTGCCTATTTTAAAAGAGAAACCTAAAAAGAAGCTTGTTGATGAATTTAATGTTCAATATGAAAAAAGTATACTAGATGTCGATAAGGTAGAATGGAACAAACTTATGGGAAAAAAAGGCGTTTTTGATTGGGATGGTTTACTTTTTCTTGAAAACGTTTTTACTAAAAATGAACGCTCTGAAAATAATTGGGACTTTCACTATATTATTATTAGAGATGAAGCGCATGTACCCATATTGGCCACATTTTTTACATATGCGCTTTGGAAAGAAGATATGCTTGCACCAATTTCTGTCTCTATCCAATTAGAAGAAACACGAAAAAACGACCCTTATTATCTTACTTCCAACGTACTGGGGATGGGATCGCCATTCACAGAAGGGGAACATGTTTATTTAGATAAATCGCATCCTAATTGGAAGTTAGCCATGAAACAGATGTTGGATAAAATTGAAGAACTGGAATTGGAATTTAATTCAAACTGGTTAGTGCTACGGGACTTTGAAAACGATGATGAACTTAGTCAACTATTTCATCAACAGGGTTTTATTAAGACGGTAATGCCAGATTCGTGTCAAATCCTTGATCTATATTGGAAGACTATGGGTGAGTATCCTGAGTCATTATCCACACGCTCCAAAAAACACTTTAAAAAAGACATCCTGCCTTATGAAGAACGTTTTAGTATTGTACATCATGTAAGCCCTAATGAAACACAGATAGACCAATTCTACGAATTGTATAATAATGTAAATAAGCATAATCTCGCTTTAAATATGTTTCCTTTACCAAAAAATCTATTTACAATGATGGCTCAACACCCAAATTGGGAGTTCATAGTAATTTATTTAAAAGAGGAGTTTAATAAAGGAAAATCACATATACCAGTAGGTGTTATGTTTTGTTACAAAAATTTAGGAGCGACTTATACACCAGCTTTTATTGGTATGGATTACAATTACACTGATGAGCATCAGGTTTATAGGCAACTATTGTATCAGACAATTAAACAAGCTACAAAACTTAAGTTTAATAAGATAGATTTTGGTATGACAGCTTCTTTTGAAAAGAAAAAAGTAGGAGCGACTATTATTCCTAAAGTAGCCTATATACAGGCAAAAGATAATTATTCTATGGAGTTAATGGGGGTTATGGAAACGAATTCGTTTACTAATAATTAA
- a CDS encoding DUF7793 family protein: MIDHIENEYAKFWIEKDILHFVYKNGISIDQSVAMKVVEDRLLLQQGKAFLILCDMRGIKKINKSARNYLALEGSTLIKAVALLVNNPLSSTISGFYIKTSNPTITTQVFTEEKEALKFLNNHVDE; this comes from the coding sequence TTGATAGACCATATAGAAAATGAGTACGCAAAGTTTTGGATCGAAAAAGACATTCTTCATTTTGTTTACAAAAATGGAATCTCTATAGACCAATCTGTAGCTATGAAAGTCGTAGAAGATAGACTTTTACTGCAACAAGGAAAAGCATTTTTAATCCTTTGTGATATGAGAGGTATTAAAAAGATAAACAAAAGCGCAAGAAATTATTTAGCTCTGGAAGGTTCTACTTTAATTAAAGCTGTAGCCTTATTAGTTAACAATCCATTGTCTAGTACCATATCAGGTTTTTATATTAAAACCAGTAATCCAACCATCACAACTCAGGTATTTACTGAAGAGAAAGAGGCCTTAAAATTCCTAAATAATCATGTTGATGAATAA
- a CDS encoding DUF7793 family protein produces the protein MTKNVKENEYAKFWIEENILYTTYKNGVSLDEPAAMKIVEDRLSLQQGKSFLMLTDVRGIKSTDRSARNYFAMEGSVLVKAAALLVNSPLENILSQFFIKANNPAFIIETFADKEEALEFLNNYNPN, from the coding sequence ATGACAAAAAACGTAAAAGAAAATGAATATGCAAAGTTTTGGATAGAAGAAAACATTTTATATACCACATACAAAAATGGAGTCTCCTTAGACGAGCCTGCAGCCATGAAAATTGTAGAAGACAGACTCTCACTACAACAAGGTAAATCATTTTTAATGCTTACTGATGTAAGAGGTATAAAAAGCACTGATAGAAGTGCGAGAAATTACTTTGCCATGGAAGGTTCCGTCTTGGTTAAAGCTGCAGCTTTATTAGTGAACAGCCCATTAGAAAACATATTGTCCCAATTTTTTATCAAAGCTAATAATCCAGCTTTTATAATTGAAACGTTTGCCGATAAAGAAGAGGCTTTAGAATTTCTTAATAACTATAATCCTAATTAA
- a CDS encoding helix-turn-helix domain-containing protein: protein MNDDETNKERIEQIHNMLMEFASGNFAYKIERSNLDDDIEALTALVNMTFEEIKASFLHQGYANLNETYKHLVQMFFVLDFNDTIVAFNARIKQMLLFDDDELQEKAFSTFLTEDSKLAWSGLKSKLVLTNLDAHEEFIMLSFRTKQKLILTTNCLVSKFIDGVNQSERIVVTSIEIIKNSTERETELRKTVNSNKNKTANLTNITGKSKPLNLSFTDIRKIRKVHDHIINNLDKPLSPLIELAHTFGTNEYKLKYGFKQLYGQTVFRFLINERLRKASVLIQHTDTSIKEVAHVTGFISAPHFSKAFKEKYGYTPRDLRKRSNNEDSL, encoded by the coding sequence ATGAACGATGACGAAACTAATAAAGAAAGAATAGAACAAATCCATAACATGCTTATGGAATTTGCCAGTGGGAATTTTGCATATAAAATTGAAAGATCCAACCTGGATGACGATATCGAAGCACTGACTGCATTGGTTAATATGACATTTGAAGAAATAAAAGCTTCTTTTCTTCATCAAGGCTATGCAAATCTAAACGAAACTTACAAGCATTTGGTTCAAATGTTCTTTGTTTTAGATTTTAACGATACTATTGTTGCCTTTAATGCGCGTATAAAACAAATGCTACTTTTTGATGATGACGAATTACAAGAAAAAGCATTTTCTACTTTCTTAACTGAAGATTCAAAATTAGCATGGAGTGGCTTAAAATCTAAGTTAGTCCTAACCAATCTGGATGCCCATGAGGAATTTATTATGCTGTCTTTTAGGACTAAACAAAAGTTAATTTTAACAACAAATTGTCTAGTTAGTAAATTTATTGATGGGGTTAATCAATCGGAGAGAATTGTAGTCACATCAATAGAAATTATTAAAAACAGTACAGAAAGGGAGACCGAATTACGAAAAACTGTAAACTCCAATAAAAACAAAACAGCCAATCTTACCAATATTACTGGTAAAAGCAAACCATTAAATCTAAGTTTTACTGATATTAGAAAAATCAGAAAAGTACATGATCACATTATAAATAACTTAGATAAACCACTTTCTCCACTAATAGAATTAGCACATACTTTTGGAACCAATGAATACAAACTAAAGTATGGATTTAAACAATTATACGGACAAACAGTATTCCGTTTTTTAATAAATGAACGGTTAAGAAAAGCCAGCGTGTTGATCCAACATACAGATACTTCTATAAAAGAAGTTGCACATGTAACAGGGTTTATAAGTGCTCCTCATTTCTCTAAAGCTTTCAAGGAAAAATATGGGTATACACCAAGAGATTTAAGAAAACGATCAAATAATGAGGATTCTTTGTAA
- a CDS encoding outer membrane beta-barrel protein encodes MKYCFFVFTVLYLTVSFAQTKPFKISGTLVAEADKTALEAATIYLERVKDSSLVTYTISDKNGRFNLEGKTSDKRLNFYISYVGYQTYHQTIHLDQETIHLNAISLKTDLNALEEVLIKVSPPVVIKKDTLKFNASSFKTKKDANVEDLLKQLPGVDVNEVGKITINGKEVDNILVNGKPFFSNDPTITTRHLSKEIIENIQITDTKTKAEAFAGDEGDKEKKTINLVIKEENNDGIFGQVAAGTGTDKRYEFAGMLNLFDNDQRISILAGGNNINSPGFSFGGGLTSGRGIIESQNYGANYVDKLKEKSDISANYFFSNSRTENESTIQQINILPDSRYNSNSNSKSYNEGDNHDVRLGFNIEIDSTLLINVNPSFNTSKNKIETSASQASQDEENTLTNQSSSSSFSETLNKSFNNHLNITKRFGRKGAYLRLNISNKYGVRESDDFLNSEAAIFGDNPETISRDQFTDGNQKSEGINTSTFFRWPLMVNNLFLDLKFNYQYDKQENIRSTFDFDPDTQDFTLFNEALSTDFEYINKRSTPALRFTYKKEKWSVSSEAGYVFRTLQNNDFLRPQLSLARHFETVELRSNFQYQFNPKSYIYASYGLDNVPPQLSQLQPFQDVSNPLNTVTGNPNLKPTNTHSFYFGYNTFNFQKRNGFFSHVYANLSNNQVVTKTTIDTNFVRNTSYANVDGGYNLSAGGSYNKTIKIDSLKTLKYNIGLSASTNRTVNFNNEVQYASNNTALTPHAGITFTWDDVIMMVPNYRLSFNKTTFDLDNFEDQEFINHSAGLQITTFVPKNFEWRHDISFNYNPNVAEGFQKSAWFWNTTLAYTMFKDHGTFSLKIYDLLNQNTNARRIATQNYIRDSQSTVLKQYFMLRFSWKFNNF; translated from the coding sequence GTGAAATATTGTTTTTTTGTATTTACAGTGCTTTACTTAACAGTATCTTTTGCACAAACAAAACCGTTTAAAATTTCTGGAACTTTAGTAGCAGAAGCCGATAAAACAGCTTTGGAAGCTGCAACTATTTATTTAGAACGGGTTAAGGATAGTTCATTAGTTACCTATACTATTTCAGATAAAAATGGTAGATTTAATTTAGAAGGCAAAACATCGGATAAACGTTTAAATTTCTATATCTCATATGTTGGATATCAAACCTATCATCAAACTATTCATTTAGATCAGGAGACTATTCATTTAAATGCTATTAGCCTAAAAACAGACCTTAATGCCTTAGAGGAAGTTTTAATAAAAGTTAGCCCTCCCGTAGTCATCAAAAAAGACACCTTAAAATTTAATGCTTCATCTTTTAAAACTAAAAAAGATGCCAATGTTGAAGATTTATTAAAGCAGTTACCAGGAGTAGATGTTAATGAAGTTGGGAAAATAACTATTAATGGGAAAGAAGTGGATAATATTTTGGTAAACGGGAAGCCCTTTTTTAGTAATGACCCCACTATAACAACCAGACATTTAAGTAAAGAAATTATTGAGAATATTCAAATTACAGATACAAAAACTAAGGCTGAAGCTTTTGCAGGAGACGAAGGAGACAAGGAGAAAAAAACGATTAATCTTGTTATAAAAGAGGAAAACAATGATGGGATTTTTGGACAAGTAGCAGCTGGCACTGGAACGGATAAGCGTTATGAATTTGCCGGTATGCTTAATCTTTTTGATAACGACCAGCGCATTAGTATCCTTGCTGGAGGAAATAACATCAATTCCCCTGGATTCAGTTTTGGTGGTGGCCTTACTAGTGGGCGAGGTATTATTGAATCTCAAAATTATGGAGCCAATTATGTCGATAAACTAAAAGAAAAGAGCGATATCTCTGCCAATTATTTTTTCTCTAATAGTCGTACAGAAAATGAGAGCACCATACAACAGATAAATATTCTTCCAGATTCAAGATATAATTCCAATTCCAACTCAAAATCATATAATGAAGGAGATAACCATGACGTTCGATTGGGGTTCAATATCGAAATAGACTCTACACTTTTAATCAACGTGAATCCTTCATTTAATACCTCCAAAAACAAAATTGAAACTTCCGCAAGTCAAGCCTCTCAAGATGAAGAAAATACTTTAACAAATCAATCCAGCTCATCTTCATTTTCAGAAACTTTAAACAAAAGTTTTAATAACCACTTAAATATTACAAAACGATTTGGTAGAAAAGGAGCCTATTTAAGACTTAATATCTCAAATAAGTATGGTGTTAGAGAATCTGATGATTTTTTAAATTCTGAAGCTGCCATTTTTGGAGACAATCCAGAAACTATTAGTAGAGATCAATTTACAGATGGTAACCAAAAGTCAGAAGGCATTAATACAAGCACTTTTTTCAGGTGGCCATTAATGGTTAATAATTTATTTTTAGACCTTAAATTTAATTACCAGTATGACAAACAGGAAAACATAAGAAGTACTTTCGATTTTGATCCAGACACTCAAGATTTCACCCTATTCAATGAAGCCCTAAGCACCGATTTTGAATATATAAACAAAAGAAGTACACCTGCCTTAAGGTTTACTTATAAAAAAGAAAAGTGGTCTGTTAGTTCTGAAGCAGGATATGTATTTAGAACCTTACAGAACAACGATTTTTTAAGGCCTCAATTAAGTTTAGCTCGTCATTTTGAAACTGTAGAATTACGATCGAATTTTCAGTATCAATTTAATCCCAAATCATATATATATGCCAGCTATGGTTTAGATAATGTTCCTCCACAATTATCCCAACTCCAACCCTTTCAGGATGTATCAAATCCGTTGAATACGGTTACGGGCAATCCAAATCTAAAACCCACAAATACCCATAGTTTTTATTTTGGATATAATACATTCAACTTTCAAAAACGTAACGGTTTCTTTAGCCACGTCTATGCTAATTTAAGCAACAATCAAGTGGTTACTAAAACCACTATTGATACCAATTTTGTACGAAACACAAGCTATGCAAATGTGGATGGTGGTTATAACTTAAGCGCTGGCGGAAGTTATAATAAAACGATAAAAATAGACAGTTTAAAAACACTAAAATATAACATTGGTCTGTCTGCAAGTACTAATAGAACCGTTAACTTTAATAATGAAGTACAATACGCTTCAAACAATACTGCGCTAACACCACATGCAGGTATCACTTTTACCTGGGATGACGTGATAATGATGGTACCCAATTACAGACTTTCATTTAATAAAACCACGTTTGATCTAGACAATTTTGAAGACCAGGAGTTCATCAATCATTCAGCTGGACTGCAAATAACAACATTTGTTCCTAAAAACTTTGAGTGGCGGCACGACATTAGTTTTAATTATAATCCAAATGTTGCAGAAGGGTTTCAAAAAAGTGCCTGGTTTTGGAATACAACCCTGGCCTACACTATGTTTAAAGACCATGGAACTTTCTCCTTAAAAATTTATGATTTATTAAATCAAAATACCAACGCAAGACGTATTGCAACTCAAAACTATATACGAGATTCTCAAAGTACCGTTCTTAAACAGTATTTTATGTTACGTTTTAGTTGGAAGTTTAATAATTTTTAA
- a CDS encoding DUF6520 family protein, translating to MKTTLFKIVLPTFTLILGITTSLAFIAAKNAIDEDTVNTKGYYHGSDGFNCISVSLVDCDDTVFNPVCTATISGMTHQIYGRDKLQCNIVLFKRP from the coding sequence ATGAAAACAACACTTTTTAAAATCGTTTTGCCGACCTTTACATTAATACTGGGCATCACAACTTCTCTTGCTTTTATCGCTGCTAAAAATGCTATAGATGAGGATACTGTAAATACTAAAGGGTATTATCATGGTTCTGACGGGTTTAACTGTATCTCTGTATCTCTGGTTGATTGTGATGATACCGTATTTAATCCAGTTTGTACTGCTACAATATCTGGTATGACTCATCAAATATATGGTAGAGATAAGTTACAATGTAACATTGTACTATTTAAGAGACCATAA
- a CDS encoding DUF6520 family protein, with the protein MKSKIFKIVLPAFALMLAITASLAFTPANDHVVEDGILVSTAYFRNGIQNPCLQLFPVSCQLEFVEDQICAVNINGLDRALFFTKIQALPSCVTLLYKYQE; encoded by the coding sequence ATGAAATCTAAAATTTTTAAAATCGTTTTACCGGCTTTTGCTTTGATGTTAGCTATCACTGCATCACTTGCTTTTACACCTGCCAATGATCATGTGGTTGAGGATGGTATTTTAGTTAGTACAGCGTACTTCAGAAATGGTATTCAAAACCCTTGTTTACAGTTATTCCCTGTTTCCTGTCAACTTGAATTTGTAGAAGATCAGATTTGTGCAGTTAATATAAATGGCCTTGATCGCGCATTATTTTTTACTAAAATACAGGCTTTGCCCTCTTGTGTTACTTTGTTGTATAAATACCAAGAATAA
- a CDS encoding MauE/DoxX family redox-associated membrane protein, producing MKINSKYKNALLEVICFLYILLFVYAAMSKLLVFDEFKIQIGQSAMLTPFASIIALVIPSLEILIALLLLVPRFKLLGMFAAFNLMVMFTAYIFIILNFSNDIPCSCGGVLEKMGWTEHLFFNIAFVILAFIGILILNEQKNYITPKYASL from the coding sequence ATGAAAATTAATAGTAAGTATAAAAACGCTCTGTTAGAAGTTATTTGTTTTCTCTATATACTCTTATTTGTATATGCGGCCATGAGTAAACTATTGGTCTTTGATGAATTTAAGATCCAGATTGGACAATCTGCCATGTTAACCCCTTTTGCGAGTATTATTGCTCTGGTAATCCCTTCTCTTGAAATACTCATTGCCCTACTTTTACTTGTTCCCCGTTTTAAACTCTTGGGAATGTTTGCTGCCTTTAACCTCATGGTCATGTTTACGGCCTATATCTTTATTATTTTAAATTTTAGTAATGATATCCCATGTTCTTGTGGCGGGGTACTCGAAAAAATGGGATGGACAGAGCATCTATTCTTTAACATCGCTTTTGTTATTCTGGCCTTTATCGGTATCCTTATCCTAAACGAACAAAAAAATTATATCACCCCTAAATATGCCTCCTTATGA